The Triticum dicoccoides isolate Atlit2015 ecotype Zavitan chromosome 6A, WEW_v2.0, whole genome shotgun sequence genome has a window encoding:
- the LOC119317715 gene encoding cellulose synthase-like protein E2, with translation MAGSSVSGGGGRPPLFATEKPKRVLAYRVYAGTIFAGILLIWFYRATHIPARGSSSLGWRAGLGLLVAEILFGLYWVLTLSVRWNPVRRTTFKDRLSERYDDDQLPGVDIFVCTADPALEPPMLVISTVLSVMAYDYPPEKLNIYLSDDAGSAVTFYALHEASEFAKHWIPFCKNYKVEPRSPAAYFAEGATPHDACSPQELLRMKELYKDLTDRVNSVVHSGKIPEVPECNHRGSSEWNEMITSGDHPSIVQILIDRNKRKAVDVDGNALPKLVYMSREKRPQEQHHFKAGSLNALIRVSSVISNSPVILNVDCDMYSNNSESIRDALCFFLDEEQGQDIGFVQYPQNFDNVVHNDIYGNPINVVNELDNPCLDGWGGMCYYGTGCFHRRETLSGQIYSKDYKEDWDRGVGIAENADELEETSKSLVTCTYEHNTPWGIEKGVRYGCPLEDVITGLQIQCRGWRSVYYNPARKGFLGMAPTSLGQILVQHKRWSEGFLQISLSNYSPFLLGHGKIKLGLQMGYSVCGFWALNSFPTFYYVIIPSLCFLSGVSVFPEITSPWCIPFIYVVVASYSWSLMESLQCGDTAVEWWNAQRMWLMRRTTSYLLAAIDTIGGMLGVSESGFELTVKVDESQALERYKKGKMEFGPISGMFVIITTIALFNLVCLVVGLGRALLREGTAGLGPLFLQAVLCVAIVVINAPVYEALFIRRDSGSLPYFVTLVSLCFVSSLCLQAI, from the exons atggccgggagcagcgtctccggcggcggcggccgcccgCCGCTGTTCGCGACGGAGAAGCCGAAGCGGGTGCTGGCGTACCGGGTGTACGCGGGCACCATCTTCGCGGGGATCCTCCTCATATGGTTCTACAGAGCCACCCACATCCCGGCGAGGGGCAGCAGCAGCCTGGGGTGGCGGGCGGGGCTGGGGCTGCTCGTGGCCGAGATATTGTTCGGCCTCTACTGGGTCCTCACCCTCTCCGTGCGCTGGAACCCGGTCCGCCGCACCACATTCAAGGACCGCCTCTCGGAGAG ATATGATGATGACCAGCTCCCTGGTGTGGACATATTTGTGTGTACAGCGGACCCAGCTCTTGAACCACCCATGCTTGTCATCTCCACGGTTCTGTCTGTTATGGCTTATGACTACCCGCCAGAGAAGCTAAACATCTATTTGTCTGATGATGCTGGTTCTGCTGTAACATTCTACGCTCTTCATGAGGCATCTGAGTTTGCAAAGCACTGGATTCCATTTTGCAAAAATTACAAGGTGGAGCCCAGGTCACCAGCTGCCTACTTTGCCGAAGGGGCTACCCCTCATGATGCTTGTAGCCCTCAAGAATTGCTCCGCATGAAG GAGTTGTACAAGGATCTGACAGATCGCGTGAACTCAGTAGTACATTCAGGCAAGATTCCCGAGGTTCCAGAATGCAACCACAGAGGCTCCTCTGAATGGAATGAGATGATAACTTCTGGAGATCACCCTTCAATAGTCCAG ATTCTAATTGATAGAAACAAACGGAaggcagttgatgtagatggaaatGCATTGCCAAAACTTGTGTATATGTCACGCGAGAAGAGACCTCAGGAACAACATCACTTCAAAGCTGGATCATTAAATGCTTTG ATAAGGGTATCTTCGGTGATAAGCAACAGCCCAGTCATTCTGAATGTTGATTGTGATATGTACTCCAACAACTCTGAGTCCATTAGAGATGCATTGTGCTTCTTCCTAGATGAAGAGCAAGGTCAAGATATCGGTTTTGTGCAGTACCCTCAGAACTTTGACAATGTGGTGCACAATGACATCTATGGCAATCCCATCAACGTTGTCAATGAG TTGGATAACCCTTGCTTGGATGGATGGGGTGGAATGTGTTACTATGGCACTGGATGCTTCCATCGCAGGGAGACCCTCTCTGGACAAATATATAGTAAAGATTACAAGGAAGACTGGGATAGAGGAGTGGGGATAGCAGAAAATGCAGATGAGCTGGAAGAAACGTCCAAGTCACTTGTGACATGCACGTATGAGCATAACACCCCGTGGGGCATTGAG AAAGGAGTTAGATATGGGTGCCCACTGGAGGATGTGATTACAGGATTGCAAATCCAATGCCGCGGGTGGAGATCGGTGTACTACAACCCCGCTAGAAAGGGCTTCTTAGGCATGGCCCCTACCTCACTAGGCCAGATCCTGGTTCAGCACAAGAGATGGTCAGAAGGGTTCCTCCAAATATCCCTCTCCAATTACAGTCCCTTTTTATTAGGCCATGGTAAGATCAAGCTGGGTCTTCAAATGGGTTACTCGGTCTGTGGCTTCTGGGCCCTGAACAGCTTCCCCACCTTTTACTATGTCATCATTCCTTCACTTTGCTTCCTCAGTGGCGTCTCTGTTTTCCCTGAG ATAACCAGCCCTTGGTGCATTCCATTCATATACGTCGTGGTAGCTTCATACTCCTGGAGCCTAATGGAGTCGCTGCAATGTGGTGACACTGCAGTGGAGTGGTGGAACGCACAAAGGATGTGGCTCATGAGAAGGACCACCTCCTACCTCCTGGCGGCCATCGACACGATCGGGGGAATGCTGGGCGTCTCCGAGTCCGGATTCGAGCTGACGGTGAAGGTGGACGAGTCGCAGGCTCTGGAGAGGTACAAGAAGGGGAAGATGGAGTTCGGGCCCATCTCGGGTATGTTTGTGATCATCACCACGATCGCGCTGTTCAACCTGGTGTGCCTGGTGGTCGGGCTGGGCAGAGCTCTGTTGCGCGAAGGAACGGCAGGGTTGGGACCTTTGTTTCTGCAGGCTGTCCTCTGTGTGGCCATAGTGGTCATCAATGCTCCGGTCTACGAGGCCCTCTTCATCCGCAGGGACAGCGGAAGCCTGCCTTATTTCGTCACCCTAGTTTCCCTTTGCTTTGTGTCGTCGCTCTGCCTACAGGCTATCTAG
- the LOC119317716 gene encoding protein NOI4-like isoform X2, producing MSMEAGRTIPKFGAWDVNNPASADGFTVIFSKARDDKKAPVNVHKASRSADGKDARPDSKMNQSYSNSRPNTSKKWFCCVSPSPTQP from the exons ATGTCG ATGGAGGCTGGCCGCACAATCCCCAAGTTCGGCGCCTGGGACGTGAACAACCCGGCCTCCGCCGACGGGTTCACGGTCATCTTCAGCAAGGCCAGGGATGACAAGAAGGCCCCCGTCAACGTGCACAAGGCCAGCAGGTCCGCCGACGGCAAGGACGCCAGGCCCGACTCCAAGATGAACCAGTCCTACAGCAACTCCAGGCCCAACACCTCG AAGAAATGGTTCTGCTGCGTGTCGCCGAGCCCCACGCAGCCCTGA
- the LOC119317716 gene encoding protein NOI4-like isoform X1, translating to MSKMAQMEAGRTIPKFGAWDVNNPASADGFTVIFSKARDDKKAPVNVHKASRSADGKDARPDSKMNQSYSNSRPNTSKKWFCCVSPSPTQP from the exons ATGTCG AAAATGGCTCAGATGGAGGCTGGCCGCACAATCCCCAAGTTCGGCGCCTGGGACGTGAACAACCCGGCCTCCGCCGACGGGTTCACGGTCATCTTCAGCAAGGCCAGGGATGACAAGAAGGCCCCCGTCAACGTGCACAAGGCCAGCAGGTCCGCCGACGGCAAGGACGCCAGGCCCGACTCCAAGATGAACCAGTCCTACAGCAACTCCAGGCCCAACACCTCG AAGAAATGGTTCTGCTGCGTGTCGCCGAGCCCCACGCAGCCCTGA
- the LOC119319556 gene encoding early nodulin-like protein 1: MASVIVLAAAAACCCILLAASVSPASAAPVVYSVGDERGWAVPAGNGTETYNHWAKKNRFQVGDVLDFKYAAKDSVLLVNHDDYKMCSTVTPLTRFADGDTKFKFDRTGFFFFVSGVPGHCEAGQRMIASVVGHSTLAAAPAKPPAVGVVGGHAPGPSPSPNQAVSAPESPSYGSSSGGSTSTTGFGPSPSTEPSGASRRALSTVTGLVASVVAMIALA, from the exons ATGGCCAGCGTCATCGtcctcgctgctgctgctgcttgctgctgcattctcctcgCGGCCTCGGTGTCGCCGGCGTCGGCGGCGCCCGTGGTGTACAGCGTCGGCGACGAGAGGGGGTGGGCGGTGCCGGCCGGCAACGGCACCGAGACGTACAACCACTGGGCCAAGAAGAACCGCTTCCAAGTCGGCGACGTCCTGG ATttcaagtacgcggccaaggacTCGGTGCTGCTGGTGAACCACGACGACTACAAGATGTGCAGCACGGTGACCCCCCTGACCCGGTTCGCGGACGGCGACACCAAGTTCAAGTTCGACCggacgggcttcttcttcttcgtcagcGGCGTGCCGGGGCACTGCGAGGCGGGCCAGCGGATGATCGCCAGCGTCGTCGGGCACTCCACGCTGGCCGCCGCTCCGGCCAAACCGCCCGCCGTCGGCGTCGTcggcggccacgcgcccggccccagccccagccccaaCCAGGCGGTCTCGGCCCCGGAGTCCCCGTCGTACGGGTCCAGTTCTGGCGGATCCACCTCGACGACCGGTTTCGGACCCAGCCCGTCGACCGAGCCCAGTGGCGCGTCCAGGCGGGCGCTCTCCACTGTCACAGGGCTTGTCGCCAGTGTCGTCGCCATGATCGCGTTGGCGTGA
- the LOC119317717 gene encoding tRNA (guanine(9)-N1)-methyltransferase-like gives MADGAESGQAAVVGDGNPPQLSKSAKKKLLKQERQAARKAERKAGEKERRRADIERRRREWEESLTAAPSQEAREAMLAARRETRLERVGKRVEERGARAERLRRAAEGGQKVVLDLEFADLMRPNEIHSLTQQIMYCYAVNGRSATPAHLWLTGCSGEMGTQVQRIPGFDKWIIEKEAKSYLEAFADCKENLVYLTADAETVLDELDMSKIYIIGGLVDRNRWKGITQKKAVDQGIQSAKLPIGSYLKMSSSQVLTVNQVFEIMQKFVETKDWKTAFFHVIPPRKRGEAGAANDDDAPEGAANGDLDKCLEEEVDDDEDDGDGDEEADVANKRHCVRSENGKS, from the exons ATGGCTGACGGCGCGGAGAGCGGGCAGGCCGCGGTCGTGGGGGACGGGAACCCTCCGCAGCTCTCCAAGAGCGCGAAGAAGAAGCTGCTGAAGCAGGAGCGGCAGGCGGCACGGAAggccgagcggaaggcgggggagAAGGAGCGCCGGCGCGCCGACATAGAGCGGCGGAGGCGCGAGTGGGAGGAGTCTCTGACCGCGGCGCCGTCGCAGGAGGCGCGCGAAGCGATGCTGGCGGCGCGCAGGGAGACGCGGCTCGAGCGGGTGGGAAAGCGCGTGGAGGAGCGGGGGGCGCGCGCCGAGAGGCTCCGGCGCGCCGCCGAGGGTGGGCAGAAGGTGGTGCTTGACCTCGAGTTCGCCGACCTCATGCGGCCCAACGAGATTCACAGCCTCACCCAGCAG ATTATGTACTGCTATGCAGTGAACGGAAGATCAGCAACCCCGGCTCATCTATGGTTGACAGGTTGCAGCGGAGAAATGGGGACCCAGGTTCAAAGGATACCTGGCTTTGATAAGTGGATCATAGAAAAAGAGGCCAAGTCTTACCTTGAAGCATTTGCAGACTGTAAAGAAAATCTTGTGTATCTTACAGCGGATGCTGAGACTGTCCTTGATGAACTAGACATGTCGAAAATATACATCATTGGTGGTCTAGTGGATCGGAACAGATGGAAAGGCATAACACAGAAAAAGGCAGTTGATCAGGGCATTCAGTCTGCGAAGCTCCCCATTGGAAGTTATTTAAAGATGTCAAGTTCTCAG GTTCTTACAGTCAACCAAGTGTTTGAGATAATGCAAAAGTTTGTGGAAACAAAGGACTGGAAGACGGCATTCTTTCATGTGATCCCACCGAGGAAACGAGGAGAAGCTGGAGCAGCAAATGATGATGATGCACCTGAAGGGGCTGCAAACGGAGATCTTGACAAGTGTTTAGAAgaggaggttgatgatgatgaggatgatggtgATGGGGATGAAGAAGCCGATGTTGCTAACAAAAGACATTGTGTTAGAAGTGAAAATGGAAAATCTTAG
- the LOC119319557 gene encoding nuclear transcription factor Y subunit B-3-like, translating to MDMGFPGAANGAAAAAAGNGGGGGQAPAVREQDRLMPIANVIRIMRRVLPSHAKISDDAKETIQECVSEYISFITGEANERCQREQRKTITAEDVLWAMSRLGFDDYVEPLSIYLHRFREFEGEARGAGAGHHHHGMPPMMLKPRGAPGPMVPHGDMQMHAAGMYGGGAMPPHPHHPFHMPPHHGQYPQYEMYGGEHGMAAYYGGPYAPGNGGNNGDGSGSSGNGHGGESTPPGGNFEHHQTFGYK from the coding sequence ATGGACATGGGCTTCCCCGGCGCGGCGAACGGCGCTGCGGCGGCGGCCGcggggaacggcggcggcggcgggcaggcaCCGGCGGTGCGCGAGCAGGACAGGTTGATGCCGATCGCGAACGTGATCCGCATCATGCGCCGCGTGCTGCCGTCGCACGCCAAGATCTCGGACGACGCCAAGGAGACGATCCAGGAGTGCGTGTCCGAGTACATCAGCTTCATCACGGGGGAGGCCAACGAGCGGTGCCAGCGCGAGCAGCGCAAGACCATCACCGCCGAGGACGTGCTCTGGGCCATGAGCCGCCTCGGCTTCGACGACTACGTCGAGCCCCTCAGCATCTACCTCCACCGCTTCCGCGAGTTCGAGGGCGAGGcgcgcggcgccggcgccggccacCATCACCACGGGATGCCGCCCATGATGCTCAAGCCCCGCGGGGCGCCGGGGCCCATGGTGCCGCACGGCGACATGCAGATGCATGCCGCCGGCATGTACGGCGGAGGAGCCATGCCCCCGCATCCGCACCATCCGTTCCACATGCCGCCGCACCACGGCCAGTACCCGCAGTACGAGATGTACGGCGGCGAGCATGGGATGGCCGCGTACTATGGAGGGCCCTACGCTCCCGGTAACGGCGGTAATAATGGCGACGGGAGTGGCAGCAGCGGCAATGGCCATGGCGGTGAAAGCACGCCGCCGGGGGGCAACTTCGAGCACCATCAGACGTTCGGGTACAAGTAG